One stretch of Argiope bruennichi chromosome 3, qqArgBrue1.1, whole genome shotgun sequence DNA includes these proteins:
- the LOC129964215 gene encoding uncharacterized protein K02A2.6-like: MLVDERDRHLLTINTHKGLFRYKRMNYGIALAPAVWQRAIEQVLSGIAGVHVFLDDITVTGRNDQEHFERLELVLQRLEEYGLRVNKRKKCEKAFKALKQEIASDRILCHYDPKLPLVLQTDASPVGIGAVLSHIMPDGSEKPAMFASRSLTKTERNYSQIDKEALSIVWGVKRFYQYLFGRHFDLVTDHKPLVSIFAPNRSLPCLSATRMVHYALFLQAFSYTIKYRNTKNHGNADALSRLPLTVDKDCEYLTEADVTNISQVELMPVTATDIARATKTDRKLFELYESLKSGTELPVPWKGRESEFSLQNGCIMYGHRVCIPEKYQNQVLEELHVGHPGIVKMKAIARSYCYWQGIDASIANFVQNCSACIATRNEPARINRHPWEWPNGP; encoded by the exons ATGTTAGTTGATGAGCGAGACCGACATCTATTGACGATCAATACTCACAAGGGTTTGTTCCGTTACAAGAGAATGAACTACGGTATAGCCTTAGCTCCGGCAGTGTGGCAGAGAGCCATTGAACAAGTTTTATCAGGCATCGCGGGGGTACACGTATTTTTAGACGATATTACCGTAACGGGGAGAAATGATCAAGAGCATTTTGAAAGGTTAGAATTAGTATTACAGAGACTAGAAGAATATGGTCTCAGAGTAAATAAGcggaaaa AATGTGAAAAAGCTTTCAAGgcattgaaacaagaaattgcTTCAGACCGAATTTTATGCCATTATGATCCTAAGTTACCTCTTGTATTACAAACGGATGCATCACCAGTTGGAATAGGAGCAGTTTTAAGTCACATTATGCCAGATGGTTCGGAAAAACCAGCCATGTTTGCATCAAGGTCATTGACTAAAACGGAACGTAATTATTCACAGATAGACAAGGAAGCATTGAGTATCGTATGGGGAGTAAAgagattttatcaatatttatttggtCGACATTTTGATCTCGTAACCGATCATAAACCCCTAGTATCAATTTTCGCACCTAATCGTAGTTTACCATGTCTATCAGCAACACGAATGGTTCATTATGCACTTTTTCTCCAAGCATTCAGTTATACAATCAAGTATCGAAATACAAAGAATCATGGCAATGCCGATGCACTTTCACGGTTACCACTAACAGTTGACAAGGACTGTGAGTACTTGACTGAAGCAGACGTGACAAATATTTCGCAAGTTGAATTAATGCCTGTTACAGCAACCGACATAGCTAGAGCTACTAAAACTGATAGGAAATTGTTCGAActgtatgaaagtttaaaatctgGAACTGAATTACCTGTGCCTTGGAAAGGTAGAGAATCTGAATTTTCGTTGCAAAATGGTTGCATAATGTATGGTCATAGAGTATGCATTCCTGAAAAGTACCAGAATCAAGTTTTGGAAGAACTTCATGTTGGACATCCTGGAATTGTCAAAATGAAGGCCATAGCTAGAAGCTACTGCTATTGGCAAGGTATTGATGCCAGTATAGCCAATTTTGTTCAGAACTGTTCAGCTTGTATCGCAACGAGGAACGAACCAGCAAGGATAAATCGACATCCGTGGGAATGGCCAAATGGACCTTAG
- the LOC129964211 gene encoding uncharacterized protein K02A2.6-like — protein MFFVVSDAYSKWIEVIPMKNITASFTIHHLRILFAHYGIPLTLVNDNGASFTSYEFRHFLKLNNIKHITSAPYHPASNGQAERIVQLFKASLKSSRGDSGDLNVKLQRFLLQYRITPHSLTGETPSALFLKRCIRTRLDLFKPNLRDKVVQKQSSRLNTESILREFQEEEKVAVRNYSGPNKWKIGTIINRDGTLSYSIQVGNEIWKRHVDQIRKCGKSIELFQADTEIPIYDKELNFPDEPVSDDVAESEPPAPVPEVVPEPKDVPVSATPIDDMPPSPVPDASGKPKTDVPLRRSNRIRRPPERLVL, from the coding sequence atgttttttgtagTCTCTGATGCATATTCGAAGTGGATAGAAGTCATTCcgatgaaaaatattacagctaGTTTTACAATTCATCATCTTCGTATTCTTTTTGCTCATTATGGAATTCCCTTAACTTTGGTTAATGATAACGGCGCAAGTTTTACTAGTTacgaatttcgacattttttgaaactgaataatattaaacatataacttcAGCACCGTACCATCCTGCTTCGAACGGACAGGCAGAAAGAATAGTGCAGTTGTTCAAAGCTTCGTTGAAATCGAGTAGAGGTGATTCTGGAGATCTAAAtgtgaaattacaaagatttttattacagtatagaATAACTCCACATTCACTCACGGGAGAAACTCCGAGTGCCTTGTTTTTGAAGAGATGTATTCGCACTAGGCTTGatctttttaaaccaaatttgagaGACAAAGTTGTTCAGAAACAGAGTTCGAGACTTAACACAGAATCTATCTTGCGTGAGTTTCAGGAAGAGGAGAAAGTAGCCGTAAGAAATTATTCCGGACCTAACAAATGGAAAATTGGAACAATTATAAACCGAGATGGAACTTTGAGTTATAGCATACAAgttggaaatgaaatttggaagAGACACGTAGATCAAATAAGGAAATGTGGGAAGTCGATTGAATTATTCCAAGCTGATACTGAAATTCCAATTTAcgataaagaattgaattttccaGATGAGCCAGTATCCGATGATGTTGCTGAATCGGAACCGCCTGCACCTGTACCTGAAGTTGTCCCTGAACCTAAGGATGTACCTGTATCTGCCACTCCAATTGATGATATGCCACCTAGCCCTGTACCAGACGCTTCCGGAAAGCCGAAAACTGATGTGCCACTCCGACGCTCAAACCGAATCAGGAGACCTCCAGAGAGACTGGTCCTGTGA